Proteins encoded together in one Candidatus Nitrosocaldus cavascurensis window:
- a CDS encoding ABC transporter permease, whose product MNTTRNNHISKDYDLILNLKVVYARAYVRLKGLLREPHWSIAEVTIPLLSLSAYVYMYTMLDAPAEYMAFVVVGGSMLAFWSNVLWGMSAQLYWEKETGMLQHYMLSPASRMAVLLGMAVGGALNTTLRSISILLVGTLLFPIEYNLMDVNALLIVFLLTITALYGMGMLFASLFLLYGREATHIADLMQEPIYLFSGIYYPVLSSQVFSYAVKLVASMIPLTFGIDAIRLLLIMGKGIEDVTLHIVGLSLLVAILLPLAYIALRRMEDTSKKHGRLTLRWQ is encoded by the coding sequence ATGAATACTACAAGGAATAATCATATAAGCAAAGATTATGATCTGATACTTAACCTCAAGGTTGTCTATGCTAGGGCATACGTTAGGCTCAAGGGGTTGCTGAGAGAACCTCACTGGAGCATAGCAGAGGTAACCATACCACTACTCTCCCTTAGTGCTTATGTTTACATGTACACTATGCTGGATGCACCAGCAGAGTATATGGCATTCGTTGTTGTTGGAGGCTCTATGCTTGCCTTCTGGAGCAACGTACTTTGGGGTATGTCTGCTCAACTCTACTGGGAGAAGGAGACTGGAATGCTCCAGCACTACATGCTCTCTCCAGCATCAAGGATGGCAGTGTTATTGGGTATGGCTGTAGGGGGAGCATTGAACACAACCCTACGCTCCATATCTATACTGCTTGTAGGCACACTACTCTTCCCCATCGAATACAACCTTATGGATGTTAACGCGTTGCTAATAGTATTCCTGCTTACCATAACAGCACTTTATGGTATGGGTATGCTCTTTGCATCTCTCTTCCTCCTCTACGGAAGAGAGGCAACTCATATAGCAGATCTCATGCAGGAGCCCATATACCTTTTCTCTGGCATATACTATCCTGTTCTAAGCAGTCAGGTATTCTCATATGCAGTAAAGTTAGTAGCAAGTATGATACCATTAACCTTTGGTATAGATGCGATAAGGTTACTGCTCATAATGGGTAAAGGTATTGAGGATGTTACCCTACATATAGTAGGATTATCCCTTCTAGTTGCTATACTCTTACCCCTAGCATATATAGCGTTGAGGAGGATGGAGGATACGAGTAAGAAGCATGGTAGGCTAACATTGAGGTGGCAGTAG
- a CDS encoding ABC transporter ATP-binding protein, translating into MYAVETINLSRVFELKGKSILALDDVSIRISKGEILGLLGANGAGKTTLVKILSTLLLPSKGSAYIHGYDVVRDAKHVRRMINLVSGGETPGYGMLTVRENLWFFSQLYGLSSSLARERIEMLIKDMELEQYRDVRMHKLSTGYKQRLNLARGFINDPRVLFLDEPTLGLDVINARHMRKYIRDWVDEDRTRTILLTTHYLAEAEEVCDKIAIIYKGRIVAYETPLALKASLSNGVSIQVEILSNDSTSSRSMMVEKISRSNGVLACMLEELGDGDEDDKGKMVKHSWSNGYGSNSRHNSSSNDERVTRLRIMLDDDSKIPDLVSTLVMNGYKVLSVMRDQPTLEDVYMRYITSMD; encoded by the coding sequence ATGTATGCTGTAGAGACTATAAACCTTAGCAGGGTATTCGAACTCAAAGGTAAGAGCATACTTGCTCTCGATGATGTAAGCATAAGGATAAGCAAGGGCGAGATCCTTGGCCTTTTAGGTGCAAATGGTGCTGGCAAGACAACCTTGGTTAAGATACTCTCAACACTACTGTTACCAAGCAAGGGTTCAGCGTACATACATGGATATGATGTTGTGAGGGATGCAAAGCATGTTAGGAGGATGATAAACCTTGTATCTGGTGGAGAGACACCAGGCTATGGTATGCTTACTGTTAGGGAGAACCTCTGGTTCTTCTCGCAACTCTATGGCCTCTCAAGTAGTCTAGCAAGGGAGAGGATAGAGATGCTCATCAAGGATATGGAGTTGGAGCAGTATAGGGATGTTAGGATGCATAAGCTCTCAACAGGCTATAAGCAGAGGCTTAACCTTGCTAGGGGGTTCATAAATGATCCTAGAGTGCTCTTCCTTGATGAGCCTACCCTAGGGCTTGATGTTATAAATGCAAGGCATATGCGCAAGTACATAAGGGATTGGGTTGATGAGGATAGGACAAGAACTATACTGCTAACAACACACTACCTTGCAGAGGCTGAAGAGGTATGCGATAAGATAGCAATAATATACAAGGGAAGGATAGTTGCATATGAGACACCTTTAGCGTTGAAGGCCTCTCTAAGCAATGGTGTATCTATTCAAGTTGAGATCTTGAGCAATGACTCTACCTCTTCTAGGAGCATGATGGTGGAGAAGATAAGCAGGAGTAATGGTGTACTTGCATGTATGTTAGAAGAGTTGGGTGATGGCGATGAGGATGATAAGGGTAAGATGGTTAAGCATAGTTGGAGTAACGGTTATGGTAGCAATAGCAGGCATAATAGTAGTAGTAATGATGAGAGAGTAACTAGGCTAAGGATCATGCTTGATGATGACTCAAAGATACCAGATCTTGTAAGCACTCTAGTGATGAATGGATATAAGGTGTTATCTGTAATGAGGGATCAGCCTACACTTGAGGATGTTTACATGAGATACATAACTAGCATGGATTAG
- a CDS encoding Sec-independent protein translocase subunit TatA/TatB, producing MLFISGAEWIWIIVIVGVLLFGAKKIPELARSLGRATGEYEKARLEAEREIRGYRADGSKMSREKLEAIARTLGIDPSGKDDDELRAEIERAIGSSSSSSK from the coding sequence TTGCTATTCATAAGTGGTGCAGAGTGGATCTGGATAATAGTTATAGTAGGAGTACTACTATTTGGTGCAAAGAAGATCCCTGAACTTGCAAGATCTCTAGGCAGGGCAACTGGTGAGTATGAGAAGGCTAGGCTTGAGGCTGAGAGGGAGATAAGAGGATACAGGGCAGATGGTAGCAAGATGAGCAGGGAGAAGTTGGAGGCCATAGCAAGGACGCTAGGCATAGACCCATCTGGCAAGGATGATGATGAACTTAGGGCAGAGATAGAGAGGGCTATAGGTAGCAGTAGCAGTAGTAGCAAATAG
- the tatC gene encoding twin-arginine translocase subunit TatC, whose translation MEEKTLREHLDELRIRIVRIVLAIIILSAVNLTISIRWMDLDGIPFPVPYPYPDILNSVSAQVIQAMSKELVPEHVELVQLAPGQAFFAQLQVAIILASILAMPIIVREVAGFIGPALYEDEVMAVKRITLPAVALFASGCIFSYLVIIPFMLDFLYRYGETLGIHTFLSIGEFINFVMQFIVAFGISFLLPIAMWVASSADLVDRQFWRRNIRYAIVVIAIFGALITPDGSGITMWFVALPLIALYAVGMVAVEFKIKGSK comes from the coding sequence GTGGAAGAGAAGACTTTAAGAGAGCATCTTGATGAGTTAAGGATAAGGATAGTAAGGATAGTCCTTGCTATCATAATACTCTCAGCGGTAAACCTTACAATAAGCATAAGATGGATGGATTTGGATGGTATACCTTTTCCAGTACCCTATCCCTATCCTGATATTCTAAACAGTGTATCCGCCCAGGTTATACAGGCAATGAGTAAGGAGTTGGTGCCAGAGCATGTTGAGCTGGTACAACTTGCACCAGGACAGGCTTTCTTTGCACAACTGCAGGTAGCAATCATCCTTGCATCCATACTAGCAATGCCTATCATAGTAAGAGAGGTGGCAGGGTTCATAGGTCCAGCACTGTATGAGGATGAGGTTATGGCTGTGAAGAGGATAACCCTCCCAGCAGTAGCACTATTCGCTTCAGGATGCATCTTCTCCTATCTAGTTATAATACCATTCATGCTTGACTTCCTCTACAGATATGGTGAGACTCTAGGTATACATACATTCCTAAGCATAGGCGAGTTCATAAACTTCGTCATGCAGTTCATAGTAGCCTTTGGTATTTCATTCCTCCTTCCTATAGCAATGTGGGTAGCAAGTAGCGCTGATCTTGTTGATAGACAGTTCTGGAGGAGGAACATAAGATATGCTATAGTTGTTATAGCAATATTTGGGGCATTGATAACCCCTGATGGAAGCGGGATAACGATGTGGTTCGTTGCCCTTCCACTCATAGCACTTTATGCAGTTGGTATGGTTGCTGTGGAGTTCAAGATTAAGGGCAGTAAATAG
- a CDS encoding SMP-30/gluconolactonase/LRE family protein, which translates to MPKRGSSKGISTGKKIIIFGVIAALVASTFAIVYSSRLAEEQQTKQLEEARKKQEEIFKLSRCGDGIVRSNNFIKEYMLPEECAMPVGITVDNDGKVWTASAVTNSVFMLDPRTGQFKEFKLPSQGSDRDRANIPLPMWALAFDDNGRLWITDSENNSIWMLNTHLLNTSINEAFKEFKLQKAEPFGTSMPVDMRVSKDRLWFVGVYSKHIGMIDLNTLELVEIPIDVDLDALGTIDVDSKGMVWFTALTLGTKGMLYRFDPTNKEIKAYDLPIGSPVGISIDEARGKIWINDHGSNLFVSFNPSTSEVIRYSTSLPARYTNIGLYEDCIKGSSRLECSGYPVSLPYWNAIDSKGRIWFNEHQGNAIAVFDPDNSTLVEYNIPSYNKTFGNCNDYDEPCGIANTLRFALHDDGSKVRVWFTEFTENKIGMLDPDAKELPFTVSTNTDTIRVKKGETARVDVSVNAREPVVVDMLASGSIDANGRLSKSKISAEYDEYTVRFDGPSSKTVTLILKPNELESGEYTLTIGARSDEVTYSKVVRLIVE; encoded by the coding sequence ATGCCTAAACGGGGTTCAAGTAAGGGTATAAGTACAGGTAAGAAGATCATAATATTTGGAGTTATAGCAGCACTTGTAGCATCAACATTCGCTATAGTGTACTCATCTAGGCTTGCAGAGGAGCAGCAGACCAAACAGTTGGAAGAGGCAAGAAAGAAGCAAGAAGAGATATTCAAGTTAAGCAGGTGTGGTGATGGAATAGTAAGATCTAACAATTTCATAAAGGAGTACATGCTTCCTGAAGAGTGTGCTATGCCAGTAGGCATAACTGTAGATAATGATGGTAAAGTATGGACTGCATCAGCTGTTACCAACTCTGTATTCATGCTTGATCCAAGAACTGGGCAGTTTAAGGAGTTCAAGTTACCCTCGCAAGGTTCAGACAGAGATAGAGCAAATATACCATTACCCATGTGGGCTCTAGCATTTGATGATAATGGAAGGCTATGGATCACAGATAGTGAGAATAACAGTATATGGATGCTCAACACACATCTTCTAAACACTTCTATCAATGAAGCGTTCAAGGAGTTCAAGCTACAAAAGGCAGAACCTTTCGGTACATCAATGCCTGTGGATATGAGGGTTAGCAAGGATAGGTTATGGTTTGTTGGTGTGTATAGCAAGCATATAGGTATGATAGACCTCAACACACTAGAGTTGGTTGAGATACCTATAGATGTTGATCTTGATGCTCTAGGCACTATAGATGTTGATAGCAAAGGCATGGTATGGTTCACAGCACTAACCTTAGGCACTAAAGGAATGCTATACAGGTTTGATCCTACAAACAAGGAGATAAAGGCTTACGATCTTCCTATAGGAAGTCCTGTTGGCATAAGCATAGATGAGGCTAGAGGCAAGATATGGATAAACGATCATGGAAGCAATCTCTTCGTATCCTTCAATCCATCAACTAGTGAAGTGATAAGATACTCAACATCCCTACCAGCAAGGTATACAAACATAGGGCTGTATGAGGATTGCATAAAGGGTAGTTCAAGGCTAGAGTGCTCTGGCTACCCTGTATCACTGCCTTACTGGAATGCTATAGACTCAAAGGGCAGGATATGGTTTAATGAGCATCAAGGCAATGCTATTGCTGTATTCGACCCTGATAATTCAACGCTTGTAGAGTACAACATCCCCTCATACAACAAGACGTTTGGAAACTGTAATGATTATGATGAACCATGTGGAATAGCCAATACTCTAAGGTTTGCACTGCATGATGATGGTAGCAAGGTTAGAGTATGGTTCACAGAGTTCACTGAGAATAAGATAGGTATGCTTGATCCAGATGCAAAGGAACTACCCTTCACTGTAAGCACCAACACAGATACAATCAGGGTAAAGAAGGGTGAGACTGCTAGGGTAGATGTGAGTGTAAATGCTAGGGAACCTGTAGTAGTTGATATGCTTGCATCAGGTAGCATAGATGCTAATGGGAGGCTTAGCAAGAGCAAGATATCTGCAGAGTATGATGAGTATACTGTTAGATTCGATGGACCATCAAGCAAGACTGTAACATTGATACTTAAACCCAATGAGTTAGAGAGTGGAGAGTACACATTAACCATAGGTGCAAGGAGCGATGAGGTAACATACTCCAAGGTTGTAAGGCTTATAGTTGAGTGA
- the truD gene encoding tRNA pseudouridine(13) synthase TruD: protein MHIVSDLDRMIGLEVYSTATEGVKGRIRRSSNNSRSDGHYDHFMVEEVIDVDGRISISKVRDNRHRYPLFILRKEGIDTIHALKELESKYGLRLNALGLKDANASTLQYVTSDRVLGVRRRKRENIGSEKGDGDGEGGGEGGRGMGIKEVDEDEEEEKELSTRHCSLKFVGYLDRMLRKRDLIGNRFTITIEIDPSDHEYLEKIKSVIMEVRARRVGNFYGYQRFGSIRPVTHLVGKAITKRRFREAVDTFLTYIGEYEDEQSRNVRLMLRDGLSEESIEHIPYHMDLERDLVESMIKSSDPIRALRRLPISVRRLFVEAYQAYIFNRTLSIAIREGYDISTPSMGDICFSVDVNNKVGDICRFDGSRSKDGLVPAIPLVGFAFKPIGRFGTIVERVMEEEEICSKDFYIKEMQEVSVEGGFRPSPLLLLYNTFEILSNNGGIRVRFALPKGSYATVLLREVIKPAQPTLVGF from the coding sequence ATGCATATAGTATCAGATCTTGATAGGATGATAGGACTTGAGGTGTACTCAACAGCAACGGAAGGGGTGAAGGGAAGGATAAGAAGGAGTAGTAATAATAGCAGGAGCGATGGTCACTATGATCACTTTATGGTTGAGGAGGTTATAGATGTTGATGGTAGAATAAGCATATCCAAGGTAAGGGATAACAGGCATAGATACCCTCTATTCATACTAAGGAAGGAAGGCATAGATACAATACATGCCTTGAAGGAGCTAGAGTCAAAGTATGGGCTCAGGTTGAACGCTCTTGGCTTGAAGGATGCTAATGCCTCAACCCTACAGTATGTTACTTCAGATAGAGTGTTAGGAGTTAGGAGGAGGAAGAGGGAGAATATAGGAAGTGAGAAGGGTGATGGAGATGGAGAAGGAGGAGGAGAGGGAGGTAGGGGGATGGGGATAAAGGAGGTGGATGAGGATGAGGAAGAGGAGAAGGAGTTGAGTACAAGGCACTGTTCCCTCAAGTTTGTAGGCTACTTAGATAGGATGTTAAGGAAGAGGGACCTTATAGGTAACAGATTCACAATAACCATAGAGATCGATCCTTCAGATCATGAATACTTGGAGAAGATAAAGAGTGTGATCATGGAGGTTAGAGCAAGAAGGGTAGGGAACTTCTATGGCTATCAGAGGTTCGGGAGCATAAGACCAGTAACGCATCTTGTAGGTAAGGCTATTACAAAGCGTAGGTTCAGGGAGGCTGTGGATACATTCCTTACATACATTGGTGAGTATGAGGATGAGCAGAGTAGAAATGTAAGGCTGATGCTTAGGGATGGTCTTAGTGAAGAGAGCATAGAGCATATCCCATATCACATGGACCTTGAGAGGGATTTGGTAGAGAGCATGATTAAGAGTAGCGATCCTATAAGGGCGTTGAGGAGGCTCCCCATAAGTGTTAGGAGGCTATTCGTTGAAGCATATCAAGCATATATATTCAATAGAACGTTGAGTATTGCTATAAGGGAAGGGTATGATATCTCAACCCCTAGCATGGGTGATATCTGCTTCAGTGTTGATGTTAATAATAAGGTTGGAGATATATGCAGGTTTGATGGTTCTAGAAGTAAGGATGGTCTTGTTCCTGCAATACCACTAGTAGGGTTTGCGTTCAAGCCAATAGGCAGGTTTGGTACAATAGTTGAGAGGGTTATGGAGGAGGAAGAGATCTGTAGTAAGGACTTTTACATCAAGGAGATGCAAGAGGTAAGCGTTGAGGGTGGGTTTAGACCATCACCACTGTTATTGCTCTACAATACATTTGAGATACTCTCTAACAATGGAGGGATAAGGGTTAGATTCGCTCTTCCAAAGGGCAGTTATGCAACAGTACTACTAAGGGAGGTTATAAAACCAGCACAGCCAACACTTGTAGGATTCTAG
- a CDS encoding 50S ribosomal protein L15e, with translation MVVGMYNYIAESWKRLYKEKNDILKQRIVAARREHAIVRVDKPSRLDRARALGYKAKQGFIVVRVRVSKGGMRRKRARAGRRPKHIGVVKIKQAESMKRVAERRVAERYPNMEVRGSYYLFEDGRYYWFECILVDKSHPAVKNDRELRHQLVFE, from the coding sequence ATGGTAGTGGGTATGTACAATTATATAGCAGAGAGTTGGAAGAGGCTATATAAGGAGAAGAATGATATACTAAAGCAGAGGATTGTTGCTGCTAGGCGTGAGCATGCTATAGTTAGGGTTGATAAACCATCCAGACTAGATAGGGCTAGAGCATTAGGCTACAAGGCAAAGCAAGGGTTCATAGTTGTAAGGGTGAGGGTAAGCAAGGGAGGGATGAGGAGGAAGAGGGCAAGAGCAGGAAGGAGACCAAAGCATATAGGTGTTGTGAAGATAAAGCAGGCAGAGAGCATGAAGAGGGTTGCTGAGCGTAGGGTTGCAGAACGCTATCCAAACATGGAGGTTAGAGGCTCATACTACCTATTTGAGGATGGTAGGTACTACTGGTTTGAATGTATACTGGTTGATAAGAGCCATCCAGCAGTGAAGAATGATAGAGAGTTAAGGCATCAACTTGTATTTGAATGA
- a CDS encoding nitroreductase/quinone reductase family protein — MNGDDEGGRESFIAYLITKGRRSGKEHRVPLRLVRYNGKLYASRRDMNSDWMKNILHDQHVIVEMADGNRLEGIARLVDDESLCRIVSMLKYKDDARASMNRVVIEIEVKGNSKE; from the coding sequence ATGAATGGTGACGATGAAGGAGGAAGAGAGTCATTCATAGCCTACCTTATAACCAAAGGTAGGAGGAGTGGGAAGGAGCATAGGGTACCCCTCAGACTTGTTAGATACAATGGCAAACTCTATGCATCTAGACGTGATATGAACAGTGACTGGATGAAGAATATACTCCACGATCAACACGTTATAGTTGAGATGGCAGATGGTAATAGGCTTGAAGGCATAGCAAGGCTTGTTGATGATGAGTCTCTCTGTAGGATAGTATCTATGTTAAAGTATAAGGATGATGCTAGAGCAAGTATGAATAGAGTAGTTATAGAGATAGAGGTTAAGGGAAATAGTAAAGAATAA
- the argH gene encoding argininosuccinate lyase, which yields MYRSRLKGSLDEHVLAYLSSMDEDTSLLPYDIVGSEAHSIMLYEQGLINKDELARILEALESAKGISADELRSMKERYEDVHEALEAYVIGKAGIDAGGKMHTARSRNDQVTLDLRMKVRDDITAIEHAILELVDALLARAKECIDAVMPMYTHLQHAQIGSFSHYLLAYVDMLLRDVERLESCYARVNLSPLGSSAIGGTSLPVNRDRVANLLGFNGIVENSIDATSSRDFLLEFCSCLCITMLDLSRMAEDMVLWSSSEFNYIELSDELASTSSVMPQKKNPCPLELMRARASTVLGLLASIMGIVRSLPSGYSRDLQESKRIAFDIFKIVYESLLIMRQVVSGITVKRKDMLNAAEKSYAIALDVAEELVKRRGIAFRVAHRLVGAIVAYANSHSKTLRDLSMDDLRAALDPFRMDEDSMDMVEVISSIVKDSDPLSSLRRRSSKGSPNPSEQERMIHDREVRSKEYRAEIDARQKELEHTLASLQETVNRFLR from the coding sequence GTGTACAGATCAAGGCTGAAGGGAAGTCTGGATGAGCATGTACTAGCATATCTCTCATCCATGGATGAGGATACATCTCTACTCCCTTACGATATAGTTGGAAGCGAGGCACACTCAATAATGCTGTATGAGCAAGGTTTGATAAATAAGGATGAACTAGCAAGGATACTTGAAGCACTTGAGAGTGCAAAGGGTATCTCTGCAGATGAGTTGAGGAGCATGAAGGAGCGTTACGAGGATGTACATGAAGCGTTGGAGGCATATGTTATAGGCAAGGCAGGTATAGATGCTGGAGGGAAGATGCATACAGCAAGGTCAAGGAATGACCAAGTCACGTTAGATCTTAGGATGAAGGTTAGGGATGATATAACAGCAATAGAGCATGCTATACTTGAGCTTGTAGATGCTCTACTTGCTAGAGCAAAGGAGTGCATTGATGCTGTTATGCCAATGTACACACACCTCCAGCATGCACAGATAGGCTCCTTCTCTCATTACCTCTTAGCTTATGTGGATATGCTCCTAAGAGATGTGGAGAGGTTAGAGTCATGCTATGCTAGAGTTAACCTATCCCCTCTAGGCTCATCTGCAATAGGAGGAACCTCTCTACCAGTTAACAGGGATAGGGTTGCAAACCTTCTAGGCTTCAATGGTATAGTTGAGAATAGTATAGATGCTACAAGCAGTAGGGACTTTCTGCTAGAGTTCTGCTCTTGCTTGTGTATAACAATGCTTGATCTAAGTAGGATGGCTGAGGATATGGTGCTATGGTCATCATCCGAGTTCAACTACATAGAGCTGTCAGACGAACTTGCATCAACCTCAAGCGTTATGCCACAGAAGAAGAACCCATGCCCATTGGAGTTGATGCGTGCTAGAGCATCAACAGTGCTAGGGCTACTTGCTTCCATCATGGGTATAGTAAGATCATTACCTTCTGGCTACAGTAGGGATCTGCAGGAGAGCAAGAGGATAGCATTTGATATATTCAAGATAGTGTATGAATCCCTGCTTATAATGAGGCAGGTGGTATCAGGGATTACTGTGAAGAGGAAGGATATGCTCAACGCTGCAGAGAAGAGTTATGCAATAGCACTTGATGTTGCAGAGGAGTTGGTTAAGAGAAGGGGAATAGCATTTAGAGTTGCTCATAGGCTGGTTGGGGCAATTGTAGCATATGCCAATTCACATAGTAAGACTCTAAGGGATCTAAGCATGGATGATCTCAGGGCTGCACTTGATCCTTTCAGGATGGATGAGGATTCAATGGATATGGTTGAGGTTATATCATCAATTGTAAAGGATTCAGATCCATTAAGTTCGTTGAGGAGGAGATCATCCAAGGGTTCTCCAAATCCAAGTGAGCAGGAGAGGATGATACATGATAGGGAGGTTAGGAGTAAGGAGTATAGAGCAGAGATAGATGCAAGGCAGAAGGAGCTTGAGCATACTCTAGCATCACTTCAAGAGACTGTTAACAGGTTCTTGAGGTAA
- the mpgS gene encoding mannosyl-3-phosphoglycerate synthase, giving the protein MKLDYARYSERFGALTINSVQHVHELDSGNAEYHRSRTVAQISERELYDMYNRLAVVVPVKNERLKLLEGVISGIPHDCLVIVVSNSSRNPVDRYKLERDTLKHHVLLTDRDVILVHQKDPELAHVFEALNYPYILDGMMVRDGKGEGMLIGLLIAKMMGKEYIGFIDSDNYMPGAVNEYVKIYAAGMLISESPYTMVRIAWRYKPKVAQGEIYFAKWGRISEYTNKYLNMLISSHTGFETDVVKTGNAGEHAMSMRLAELLDYSSGFAIEPYELVYMMEEFGGVLESRHAEAMYEGVNVLQIESRNPHLHEEKGSSHIREMLRDSLASIYFSKLCTPSLKKQILKDLRRAGAIRSKDDMQSPLLMPSIKDVDINEFARLIKVRCSTLQYFGSNISTQMEAITT; this is encoded by the coding sequence ATGAAGCTTGATTATGCTAGGTATAGTGAGAGATTTGGTGCCCTAACCATAAACTCTGTACAGCATGTACACGAACTAGACTCTGGGAATGCTGAGTACCATAGGAGTAGAACAGTTGCTCAGATATCTGAGAGGGAGTTGTACGATATGTACAATAGGCTTGCAGTAGTGGTACCAGTCAAGAATGAGAGGCTCAAACTACTTGAAGGGGTTATAAGTGGGATACCACATGACTGCCTTGTTATAGTTGTATCAAACAGTTCAAGGAACCCAGTTGATAGGTACAAGTTAGAGAGGGATACACTAAAGCATCACGTGCTCTTAACTGATAGGGATGTAATCCTTGTACATCAGAAGGACCCAGAACTTGCACATGTATTTGAGGCATTAAACTATCCATACATACTTGATGGGATGATGGTTAGGGATGGTAAGGGAGAAGGTATGCTCATAGGACTGCTCATAGCAAAGATGATGGGCAAGGAGTACATAGGGTTCATAGACTCTGACAATTACATGCCTGGAGCAGTGAATGAGTATGTTAAGATATACGCTGCTGGCATGCTCATCTCAGAGTCTCCATATACAATGGTTAGAATAGCATGGCGTTACAAGCCAAAGGTTGCGCAAGGTGAGATATACTTTGCAAAGTGGGGTAGGATATCTGAGTATACTAACAAGTATCTCAACATGCTCATATCAAGCCATACAGGGTTTGAGACTGATGTTGTAAAGACTGGGAATGCTGGGGAGCATGCTATGAGCATGAGACTTGCTGAACTACTAGACTACTCATCAGGCTTTGCTATAGAACCGTATGAACTTGTTTACATGATGGAGGAGTTTGGAGGTGTGCTTGAGAGTAGGCATGCTGAGGCTATGTATGAGGGAGTTAACGTGCTCCAGATAGAGAGTAGGAACCCCCATCTACATGAGGAGAAGGGTTCATCACACATAAGGGAGATGCTCAGAGACTCCCTAGCAAGTATATACTTCAGCAAACTCTGCACCCCTTCCCTAAAGAAGCAGATACTCAAGGATCTAAGGAGGGCTGGAGCGATAAGGAGCAAGGATGATATGCAGAGTCCCCTGCTTATGCCTTCAATCAAGGATGTTGATATCAACGAGTTTGCTAGACTCATCAAGGTTAGATGCTCAACACTGCAGTACTTTGGAAGTAACATAAGCACACAGATGGAGGCTATAACAACCTAG
- a CDS encoding Mov34/MPN/PAD-1 family protein gives MVRKRKVIIKKSALDSIISYCKMRHPNEAILLLCGKSSKDTATVERLMIPPFSYFGPYYSGFPTLLLPFDRSILGIMHSHPNGSSEPSLTDLNSDFIGYISMIVSYPYEDDDIHIYDSRGEKLEFSVEG, from the coding sequence ATGGTCAGGAAGAGGAAGGTAATTATAAAGAAGAGTGCGCTTGATAGCATAATATCCTACTGCAAGATGAGGCATCCAAACGAGGCTATACTGCTCCTCTGTGGTAAGAGTAGCAAGGATACCGCTACTGTTGAGAGGCTAATGATACCTCCATTCTCATACTTTGGTCCATACTACTCTGGCTTCCCCACGCTATTGCTCCCATTCGATCGCTCCATACTTGGCATAATGCACTCCCATCCAAATGGCTCTAGCGAGCCATCACTTACAGATCTTAACTCTGACTTCATAGGCTACATAAGCATGATAGTAAGTTACCCATATGAGGATGATGATATCCATATCTATGACTCAAGAGGGGAGAAGTTGGAGTTTAGTGTAGAGGGGTAG
- a CDS encoding rhomboid family intramembrane serine protease: MLPPVTLALLAVNVTVFILLQNTNWYRFGSIPSYLLNDPSMFLITAFTSMFLHANIVHIAFNMLALVALGRVIEDAIGSMRYIIVYILSGLSGVALHTIYSLTTNNGFNTPMVGASGAISGIIGLAAAMGDRFAYIWLAVQFIFAIAGLSSIAYFAHIGGFIFGFMMGRLYHDRMYRDSTYLT, translated from the coding sequence GTGCTGCCTCCAGTAACACTTGCACTTCTTGCAGTTAATGTAACTGTATTCATACTGCTACAGAACACCAACTGGTATAGATTTGGTTCAATCCCATCATACCTACTCAACGATCCATCCATGTTCTTGATAACAGCCTTTACCTCCATGTTCCTGCACGCAAACATAGTGCATATAGCATTCAACATGCTAGCGCTTGTAGCCCTAGGAAGGGTTATAGAAGATGCTATAGGTTCGATGAGGTACATCATAGTATACATCCTATCTGGGCTGAGTGGGGTAGCATTGCATACTATCTACTCCCTAACTACAAACAATGGTTTCAATACGCCCATGGTTGGTGCATCAGGAGCTATATCAGGCATAATAGGATTAGCAGCAGCCATGGGTGACAGGTTCGCCTACATATGGCTTGCTGTTCAGTTCATATTTGCCATTGCAGGACTATCATCTATAGCATACTTTGCACATATAGGGGGCTTCATCTTTGGCTTCATGATGGGAAGGCTCTACCATGATAGGATGTATAGAGATAGCACTTACCTTACATAA